One segment of Ureibacillus thermophilus DNA contains the following:
- a CDS encoding ABC transporter permease, giving the protein MFAAMFGSVEQGIIYAIMALGVYLTFRVLDFPDLTVDGSFVTGAATVATMIVLGYHPILATLAAIVAGFIAGCITGLLHTKGNINPLLAGIIMMIGLYSINLRIMGFSSENATSLPNVPLLNSETIFTQFSKIWEPLGIDSALNNILSSLGVKHLPQTWGTLFIMIILTAILKLVVDWFLKTEIGLAIRATGDNKRMIRSFSANTDHLIILGVGISNALVALAGALIAQYSKYSDATMGIGMITVGLASVIIGEAIFGTKSIMRTTFAVVIGAILYRIVLALALRMQFLDASDMKLITAIIVILALIIPQMIEKQKNKKRKAKRLQAKI; this is encoded by the coding sequence ATGTTTGCAGCAATGTTCGGTTCAGTTGAGCAAGGAATCATCTACGCGATTATGGCACTCGGAGTGTATCTAACATTCCGAGTGTTAGATTTTCCGGACTTGACGGTAGATGGTAGTTTTGTAACGGGGGCAGCCACGGTAGCAACGATGATTGTGCTAGGTTACCACCCCATTTTGGCAACACTCGCTGCAATCGTAGCGGGATTTATTGCAGGGTGTATTACCGGTTTATTACATACCAAAGGAAACATTAATCCGCTCCTTGCCGGTATCATTATGATGATTGGCCTCTATTCCATAAATCTAAGAATCATGGGCTTCTCAAGTGAAAATGCAACAAGCCTTCCGAACGTTCCCCTCCTAAATAGTGAAACCATCTTCACTCAATTTTCAAAGATTTGGGAACCATTAGGGATTGATTCAGCATTAAATAATATTTTGTCCAGTTTAGGTGTAAAACATTTACCTCAAACTTGGGGAACTCTTTTTATCATGATTATCCTAACAGCCATTCTCAAATTGGTTGTCGATTGGTTCTTAAAAACAGAAATTGGGCTTGCCATTCGGGCAACAGGGGATAATAAACGGATGATTCGAAGCTTTTCAGCAAATACGGACCATTTAATCATCTTAGGAGTAGGAATTTCCAATGCGCTTGTGGCATTAGCTGGCGCGTTAATTGCCCAATATTCCAAATATTCTGATGCTACAATGGGTATTGGGATGATTACAGTTGGATTAGCTTCCGTTATTATCGGGGAAGCGATTTTTGGCACAAAATCTATAATGCGTACAACCTTTGCTGTTGTCATTGGAGCCATTCTTTATCGTATTGTTTTGGCGCTTGCATTGCGCATGCAGTTCCTCGATGCAAGCGATATGAAGCTGATTACGGCGATTATTGTAATCTTGGCGTTGATTATTCCTCAAATGATTGAAAAACAAAAAAATAAGAAGCGAAAAGCGAAACGACTCCAAGCCAAAATTTAG
- a CDS encoding ABC transporter ATP-binding protein, with the protein MLKLEGITKIFNEGTPDEKIALNQINLHLKPGDFVTVIGSNGAGKSTMMNMISGVLTPDVGKVWIDGKDVTSLSEYKRSQYIGRVFQDPMAGTAPSMTIEENLAIAYARNANRTLRLGVNRERRDFFRTALEKLHLNLENRLNAKVGLLSGGERQALSLLMATFTKPSILLLDEHTAALDPSRAELITKLTKELVEEDNLTTLMVTHNMQQAIDLGNRLIMMDKGQIILEVNEDQKPNLTIPDLMAEFERIRGEKMTTDRTLLG; encoded by the coding sequence TTGCTTAAACTAGAAGGTATAACAAAAATCTTTAATGAAGGCACTCCGGATGAAAAAATTGCATTGAATCAAATTAATCTCCATTTAAAGCCAGGAGATTTCGTGACGGTCATCGGAAGTAACGGCGCCGGAAAGTCAACGATGATGAACATGATTTCTGGGGTGTTAACACCGGACGTAGGAAAAGTATGGATTGATGGAAAAGATGTTACGAGTTTGTCTGAGTATAAACGTTCTCAGTATATTGGGCGCGTCTTTCAAGATCCGATGGCAGGGACAGCACCATCTATGACGATTGAAGAAAATCTCGCCATTGCATATGCCCGAAATGCGAATCGTACTTTACGTTTAGGGGTGAATCGGGAGCGGCGGGATTTCTTCCGCACAGCCCTTGAAAAATTGCATTTGAATTTGGAAAACCGTTTAAATGCAAAAGTCGGGTTATTATCCGGTGGGGAAAGACAAGCGCTATCCTTATTAATGGCCACTTTTACGAAGCCGTCTATTTTGCTTTTGGATGAGCATACAGCGGCGCTTGACCCTTCCCGTGCGGAATTGATTACAAAATTAACAAAGGAATTGGTGGAAGAAGACAATTTGACAACATTGATGGTAACCCACAATATGCAGCAGGCTATAGATTTGGGAAACCGTTTGATTATGATGGATAAAGGGCAAATTATTTTGGAAGTGAATGAAGATCAAAAACCAAACTTAACTATCCCTGACTTAATGGCGGAATTCGAACGCATTCGCGGCGAAAAAATGACCACTGACCGAACATTGTTGGGGTAA